The DNA window AATCCACCTAGGAACAAGAAAGAGTTACAACGATTCCTTGATCAAGTAAAATTACTTGAGACATTTCATTTCTAACCTTGCAGGGAGAACGAAGGAGTTTTCACAGCTGCTGAAGCTCAAAGATAGCGGGGAGTTCAAGTGGGAAGATTCGCATCAGCAAGCTTTTGATGTGATCAAGAGATATTATCTAACCCGCCTATTCTGATGCCTCTCAGGTATGGAATGCCCCTAAATTATTCATCTCTGGTGCTCATGAATCAATTGGATGTCTACTAGTTCAAAATAATCACGAAGGAAATGATTTGCTAACTATTATTTGAGTAGATTCCTTACTCCAGCAGAGGTAAAATACTTTGTGATTGAGAAGCTATGCTTAACACTGTATTACGCATGTACTAAGTTAAGACATTATCTAATTCAATCAAGAGTGCTTGTAGTGACTTAAACCGATTTGATCAAATATATGCTTAATAGCCCCATCTCTCTGGGAGAATTGGCAAATGGTCTTTAGTATTGACCGAGTTTACATTGACCTACTACCCCCAAAAATCAGTAAAAGGCCAAGCTATAGCCGATTTTTTAGCTGATCATCCATTGCTTGATGAGTTTATTGGAGAGCAGGTTGGTTTTCAAGTTTGTGGAGTGGAAGTTCGACTATGGGAGTTGAAGTTCGATGGATCAAGTACAGAGACGGCAGCCGGAGCTGGTATTGTGATCACCTTCCCAAGAGGTGTGAAAAAATCTCTATCTTTTAATTTGGGTTTTCCATGTAACAACAAGCAGGCGGAATACGAAGCACTGTTCATCGGATTGGAAATTCTGAAAGATTTAGGGGTGAAAGAATTGTTAATATCAGGGGATTCTCAGCTGGTACTCAAACAGCTATCAGGGGAGTTGAAATGCACAAGTTTGTCATTGCCTCCATACTATACCGTGGTATCCCAACTTCTAGATGATTTTGAAGAAGTGTCGTTAGTACACGTCCCAAGACAAGAAAATTGGGTGGCCGACGAGTTGGCACAGGTTTCTTCCGGACTGAAAATGTCTCCAGAACTTATACACAGGCTAGTGTTGATTCAGAAGAGCATCCTTCAATTCAGCAAATAGGGATTCAGGTAGTGTAGAActcgtaacttagactacgtataagccatgcataattctagtatttaaattaaaatgatttttattgcatgagtatttaaattttttccttaatttaattattttatcatagtagtttgattttgatcatttcagttaattcagagaggtcggactggagttggagtttagagataaaatttaagatttagaaatcatttccagaatttattttagctagcaagtaagttaatttaagttaataaagaagtttaaggaattatttaagttacttgaggtgagtagaaaataaattcatttaagttccataattaaagGGTTAGTTaactaaattaattagggataagtaaggctcttaaggtattaaaatttatcaactaaacaatatttccttccatttattagatgaattttcgcCCCCTTAGATGACTAAGCATTACCTTGCCAACTCAACATCTTTGACccttctttgtatttaattagtaggataatctcttcatttttttcctagcaccatttaattaatgatcaatcttatcctagccttgttggacatgcaaaaatcggccacactCCACCCTTGTATCCcttaaaaatcatttgataacaagcaaattcaaaaattcaaaagaggggacttggtcataccatttggatccctttattattggatctccctcactctcctaaccatcattctccctccccccatgaccgaaattcagagcttatagagtataaaaatcgtgaccctcatagctagaaacaagagagaaaaatcgagcaagAAGCAAGATAAGAAAACgttccacctcctccgcgccggatcgtctcattctttcgtttttctttcaaacgaaaccaggcatgcatatattcttccttgactcttcaatcaagtcctactatcattatttttatattgcATGATCATAATTCAtgaaaaaaccgaaatatgtcaagaaaattttgaaataaaacatgcagaatttttcagtttcatgatgctcttcacgggttGCTTAGTTTTGTTGGTTTCtggtattggttcgattccaggctccaaaggctacatctagacatgttctaggaCGGATAAGGACCACTTTGGTCCATtatttcagcccccatgcttgctggaaatcgagatgacagcaactccccaatcATGTCACCatttgcattcgattttcttgtTTGATGTCAAAGGttgatggatctgatcttggctgccctaagggctatagccatggttataacATCTCCTGgtgatgtctaagacgtgaccaagtcaccCTTTTGAGGCATGGTCCATGgttgaatcggttttcaaataaaacaacaagaacagccccttcccctttCGGCCCCTTCACTTTTTAGCTAGTGTTGTTTCGATTTGTAGGGAaaggtgtggatcttggttggcctccgGCCCTTATCATGGTTCATATCATACCCcgagatgtctagatcgtgccatggtcaatcaaatggccactggaacgtgGAGAGACAGCAAACAAAGCGACACACTTCCCACGCGCGAGAATTGCCCCTCGGCCGGGACGTTTGGCTTTTTTCATGGTGTGGTTCGActtgtggctggcctagagcccttagacatggttcaaatcattccttaggatgttggtaagaggttatggtcggtggttcaagccccaatggcattagcctcgcaaacgacgcaaagaaaccaaagcacagttgctgtatttttgggaCAGCACTTGTTTTGGACGGTTTGGGTTGCTCGTTTGAGTTATTGGTTGTCTTTTatcccatggccttggactggaccgtgcctcatcgagttaggaaggtcatggttttgaccgtttgtgattcggatcattttggAAATCGTACAAAAATTTACGGTgtcgatgtgccaaattgactctcgaaagagcgtttcatgttttggcctccattcacctaagaTTCGACTTGAATCATTTaggagcattaattcatcattttaagcgtattttaatcatgactatatgatgtttaAGTGTTGGCTCGGGTTGGTTCGAGTCATGATTAAATTCGAAGTTCGTTCAGtgaaattgtcacattttcgaatgttattgcatagtttggtcccaaatctattgcatatttttcatggcatatttaggttgcagcgagcctagggagagatccaatccaagcagtaaattttagaggatatttaattgtgccatttaattatattacgtgcataaaaatataaaatgttcattgttgagattatgcgatattgcttgtggtcatttcactatcattggattattgctaaatccggtcgtAGTTACTGGTCCGGTCGCCaattaccggtcagttcagtttgtACCACCGagtatactgtggcatagtCTGATCAGCCGTTTACTATTTTAcctggtcgccagttaccggtcatgggagcattttattatccggtcgccagttaccagtCAGTTTCAGTgtaggggccacttgcgtagaccataatctcaacagaaaatttattacaggctatttcagtacagggctccaaggagcaaatattttcactATGACTTTCATTTCAGTTATGCACATATTATATCGCTCATGATATGTTATTTTCACACTGTGCCtcttgacatgatatttttactcccatgaaaTTTTTACTAtgtttactcgttatttacgatatatacatgttgagtctttagacgcactagacttgattgttgtaggtactgatgatgccggggccgagggcggggaccagtgagctagcttgggtcggcagtatggaacccgaggacctcattttagcatttaccatttttatgctcaaacagttTATCCGTTGTTGGACTATTCTTAAATTGTTCTTTTGCAaacaaataatttcttcttccgctgctattttttaACATTAAACTTTATTAACGatctattttatgaatgaggcatttacTTACTttacaaagaaaatttttaatttttccgcaaatattcaaacacgaattttcgggccattattgctggtattagaggcaatggttctgtatagggttgtactactactgaccacgagaagctcacgaagtcacgtctttcggtctgtaagtttacatttaccgcattttatttaaagcatgaattattttgaacggcaatgatttcatgaagcattttatgtccagattcattttatttgttatgtattttaaatttaaataaattatggaattatgcatgttagttacgtatgggttatgtatggaacagtaagCCCTCTAGGCGCATCCTCGAGTGCAATAGAGATGAGGAGCcctcgccaagaggacagggaggagcggaggcaggagagagacttaccacctccacctccaccgggcatgaatgcccagatgctagctgggatgatgcagttcttcgcacagtttgcggggaaccatgctgtggcgaccaggccgacaaggcccgaggctgtctacgaaagattcatgaagatgcgtccgaaggagttttcttgggatgtctgaccccatgattgctgagggctggattaagtccctcgaggttatcttcaagttcatggagcttggagatgcagacagagtccgatgtgccacctacttattcggaggagatgcccgcttatgtgGGGAAAGGAGCATCGGTAGCCCTGAACGTGGCTACGCTGAGTTGGGTGCGATTCACGGAGGTGTTCTACCTCCAAATactttgctgaggaagtgcgcacacaggttgaccactgagtttatgagcttgaggcaaggagatatgactgttacgagTTCATctgtaagttcgagaggggggtTGTCATTGGTTGTACCCCTGATCGCAAATGATGCTAGAGCCAGAGATGATGCAtttctggtgggtctacggccgatcttgcgccgtgatatTAGGggtctgaccctacttcttatgagatcgttgtctccaaagctctagccgtagagcaggatcagcgtgatatcgagagagatcgcTTGGGAAAGCAACCAGCCCAGGTACCACGCACCGCcttcctcctcagcagcatcagcagtagaacaagaggccttttccacgggccgcctagaaacagaggccagcagcagcagcagctagCAGCAGCGGGATGCCCAACCCCGAGGGTTCTTGAGCGcccagtctgtcctaagtgCTCAGGTCGCCATCCTGGGGCAGGTATGtacggctcaggaaagtgttatggtgtggtagtccagaccacttatttctgcagtgccctcagaggaacctgcctacccagggcagagtgtttgctctccatgcgacggagacgaaccccgatactatgcTGATGACAGGTACTTTAAGATTTGAGTCTGCATTTAGaaattaatgttttgggttaatattttgaacatagaattgcgataggatgGCATTGCCctactttgtaatatttttgaaatttaagttagaagaacttcaacctttgcatgtctatagtTTAGTttttgtaactattgggttcaacttagagtgCCGATCTTTCAGGGCGAATTTTATATCCGCTTCCGC is part of the Primulina tabacum isolate GXHZ01 unplaced genomic scaffold, ASM2559414v2 Contig972, whole genome shotgun sequence genome and encodes:
- the LOC142535353 gene encoding uncharacterized protein LOC142535353; translated protein: RTKEFSQLLKLKDSGEFKWEDSHQQAFDPHLSGRIGKWSLVLTEFTLTYYPQKSVKGQAIADFLADHPLLDEFIGEQVGFQVCGVEVRLWELKFDGSSTETAAGAGIVITFPRGVKKSLSFNLGFPCNNKQAEYEALFIGLEILKDLGVKELLISGDSQLVLKQLSGELKCTSLSLPPYYTVVSQLLDDFEEVSLVHVPRQENWVADELAQVSSGLKMSPELIHRLVLIQKSILQFSK